The segment GCTCGATGGTTATCAAGCAGGGGCGGATCAATACGTTGCCAAGCCATTTAAAGTGCCTGAGTTGCTGACTCGTATTAAAGCGATCTTCCGTCGTGTTGGTCTGGAGAAGCAGCGTCAAAATAGCGCGTTGGTAGGAGATAGCTTTGGTGACGCGATTTCGGGACTACCATTTACCGGTACTGAGGCTGATTTGCTGAACTACTTAGTACGCAATGAAGGTATTGTGATTTCTAAGGCTGAACTACAAATTGAAGTGCTCAAGAAAGAGCTTAGTCCTTTTGACCGTAACTTAGATATGCATATCAGTAATTTACGCCGTAAGTTAGTTGAGGCGGGCATGTCAAAACAGCATATCAAAACGGTGCGTGGCAAAGGGTATAGTTTTGTTGCCAGTGTAAGAGATTGTTAGTCTGATGCGGGTAATATCGACGCTGTTTGCTCGCTACAGACATAGCTTGGCATTTGAGCTTTTTAGTTATATGTCAGGTGTTGTTCTGTGTATATTACTCCTGCAAACCGTGACCGAGCAGGCCCTGATCCGTACTATGTTAGTGCTGCCCGAGCCAGTGAAAGAGCAGATGCGAGATTTGGCGTATCAAGCCAATGTGCTGATCGAAGATGGCGATATGGATGAGCTTGCCGATTGGGAGAATGCTCAACCCTATTATCTGTTTGTTCTCGATAAGAACAATAAACCTTTGTCTCATCGGGATATGCACCCACACTTTGAATTTAAGCTAAAATTTTTGCGTGAACTGGGTGGTAACATGGGTGAACACGTCAATAAACCGCTAATCGGTATTCCGCTCGCCAATAAAAGCACTTTAGTTATTCAACTGCCCTCTGAGTTGCACCCTGCACACCGCTTCATCAATTACTTAAATGCAAGTAAAGTGGTTATCGCATTAGCCATATTAACGCTATTTTCTCTTATTCTGGCTCGTAAGCTGCAGCAACCCCTAAATCGACTTCGAGAAGCGAGTCATCGCCTTGCTCAAGGAGAGTTCAAGGTCAGTGTGGTGTCGGAGCTGCAATCCTCGACCAAAGAGTTTAATGAGTTGGCGCGAGACTTTGATGAAATGAGTCGCCAGATTCATTCATTGGCAGAAAAACAAAAGCGTTTAATTCGCGATGTCTCTCACGAGCTGCGCACGCCGTTGGCAAGGCAAAACCTCGCATTACATCTTCTTAAGCACAAGGTCTCTGATAAGGGATTGGAGTTGGTTGAACGTGTTGAGCGTGAAGTTGAAGAGATGGACAACCTAGTGGCTGAAATCCTTACTTTTAGCCAACTCGAAAATGCTCGCTACGAATTAGATCTAAAGCCTGTGAGCTTAGAAAGTTATGCCGATTCTCAAGTAAAACAGAGCCGACTTGAACTAAAAGGCAATCAAACCCTGAATTTCTGGTCAGCGAATGAACCCACACAGGTGCTGGCTGATGAAAGGTTGGTGGTGCGTTGTGTGCGCAACTTAATCACAAACTCAATCAAATATGCAGGTGATGAGGCGGTGATTGACTTGCTGTTTTATCGCGTGGTTGAAGCAAACAAACCGTATATGGCGCTCGCAGTTCAAGATAATGGGTGTGGTATTTCAGAAAACCGACTCAAGATGGTATTTGAACCATTTACGCGTTTAGAGTCTTCTCGTGATAAAAAATCCGGAGGGTATGGCTTGGGGCTGGCAATTGTCAAAGAATCAATGCACCTGATGGGAGGAAAGGTCAATGCTTACAACCGTAACGAAGGTGGCTTGCATATCGAGTTACTGTTTCCTTTGGATTGACCGCTAAATTTTCATTTAAATTACAGCTTACACTTGTACGCTGAGTTGATTCTGAATTCAAAAACCTGCATTATGCGCACTCCTGTTGTATGAAGTGGTTGATGAATTAGATGTTCAAATCGATATTCAAAGCGTGTTTTAAACTCAATAAGTGGAAAGTGGTTTCCTATCCGCCAGCCGATATTAAACGCTGTGTGATGATAGGTGCTCCCCATACCAGTAATTGGGATTTTGTTTATTCCATGGCTGCATATTCGTATATGGGAATCAATAACCCTCGCTTCACGATTAAGAAAGAGTGGTTGCGGTTTCCTTTCAATTTGATCTTGTCACCTCTTGGTGCGATTGCCATTGATCGCTCGGCTAAAAAGCCAGGAGAAAAACGCCCGAGTATGGTTGATGAGATGGTGAGTTTTATCGAAGAGTCCGATGAGATCACGGTATTAGTCACCCCTGAAGCCACGCGTTCACCAGTAAAACGTTGGAAGAAAGGCTTCTATCAAGTGGCACTAAAAGCGGATGTACCTATCTTGCTCGGTTATCTTGACTATCAAAAGCGTGAGGCAGGGATAGGCAAAGTGATATACCCAAGTGGCGACTTAGATAAAGACCTACGCGAGATATACGATTTCTACAACCAAATTCATCCTAAGCACCCAGAGCGTTTTTTAAAGTTATAACCTCAAAGGTTTACGGGTAGCCGCTTCTACATTGATGTGTGGTGTTAGTGAAAGAGCCTGTCATATTTGACAAGGCTCTTTGGCTAATCTCAGCTCTCAGTTCTCAGTTCTCAGTTCTCAGTTCTCAGTTCTCAGCTCTCAATTCTCTATTTCTCTCAATTACGCTAATCGCAATCGCCAAAAACAAGATGTCTTTTACCAAGAAGAAGTTTGAGATCAAAATCCCGTCAGAGACTTTCCATGTATTTGGGGTGGTAAGCAGAAAGCTCAGCGTTGCCACAAAGATAATCGCAGCAGCTATCCCTGAATAGTAAGCCACTCGTGTGTATTTAAAGCCGATGATTAAGCCGATAGCGACAACAATCTCCGTGGCACCGATGAGGTTAGAAACGGTTTGTACGGACAGCACGTTATACAACCATCCCATAGCAAAATGGTTGGCGACCAAAGGTTCAATAAGCTTTGCTTCTGTAGGCGTGAATTTATAGATACCAATCCACGCTAACACGAGTGCAACCCCAAAGACACCAACGTAATACCCAATGTTACCTTGCGCTAATTTCGCGTTTTGAACGTTCATTGCGGTTCTCCTTGTAATTAAGTTCGCATAGATGACCGCACAAACAGGGCATTAATTTCGTTTATAAACAAACATAAAAGAATAAAGGTTATCAATATTTATAATTAACACCTTGAATGTCTGACTAAATTACTTAACAAGTGAGTAGGTCTAGCAGCACATATGACAAAATCTCAAAAGAGATAAACGCCAAACAGAGGCATGAGCTATCAAGGTTGATGTCATCAATAAATAAACTTAGTTTGCATTTTTGTCGTGCCGGTTTGATAGGTGCTTTTGCTATACAGGCGTATACTCATGCGCTTTGGTTACAGGCAGAAACGATGTCACCTTATTTGCGGGGACAGACGTTTCAACTAATTAAGAGTGTCGAATGGTTGGAATCTATTTTCAAATCGACGATTGGATTTTAAGCGTTGATGAAAATAAGCTTTATCGCCAAGACAGGGAAGTGTCGGTTGAGCCTAGATTAGTAAATTTGCTGCATTTTTTAGCCGAACATGCAGGAGAAGTTTTTTGTCGTGAAGAGCTTATCGAGCATGTTTGGGATGGTGCGATCGTTACCGACCAAGTCGTGACTCAATCTATTTTTGAGTTGCGCAAGCTATTAAAAGATGGAAGAGAAGAGCAGACTCACTATGTTGTCACCGTACCCAAGCGCGGGTATAAACTGGTGGCGCAAGTCGAATCCGTGCCAAGTGAGGAGTTTCACCATCACGCTACGCCACATCACGCAATTCATTCATCGCCGAATCATCACCACGCAGAACTCCAAAATGGTGGTCGCCAGCAAGATTCGCACGACGTAGAAGCAGAGTCAGAATCTGAGCAGGCAATGGCATTTCCTGCGGCGCCACTGACACGCGCTGTGTGCCAGAATAAAATCGCCCAAGCCAATCAGCCATCGAGCAAACTCAATAAGCGCTTTAAGCATAACTGTTTGAATGCACTTTGGGTCAGCTTGCTTATTGCTGCGGTTGCCGTTTTTACCTATCAACAGAGCAATGTACGAATCACACAAGTGATTGACTCCCATCTGGTTGAATTCAAGTTCGTTGATGAGTTTAATCAAGATACACAAAGCGTAGAGTTAGCGGACGGTATTGTGCAAAAACTGATGTCCGACATCACTCAGGTCACGCCTTATCGAGTCAAATTAGACCGAGTGAAGTTTACCTCAGGGAATCTACCCGGAAAGACGATTACGGTGCGGGTTGCAAATGAATCCGGCAATCAATTTTTGGAAGTGGAGTACATCAACAATACTTCGGAGAAAGTACTGTTTAGTCGCCAGTATCCGTTAAGTCAGCCACATCTTAAAGCGGTGTTACGCCAAGTGTCGATTGACTTGATGACCGCATTAAAAGTGCCGGACGCAGAGAAAAAATCCCAACTCCTCATCGCGGGTTTACCCAACAGTTCAGAAGCGTTGAAGTTGTTAATCGAAGCTAATCACTATTTAAATGTTTCTGAGTTAGATAAATTCCAACATGGTGTGGCGCTGCTTGAGGAAACATTGAAAATTGAACCGCAAAACAACTACGTTCAAGCGGAGTTGTTGATCGCTTATTACGCACAAAAGTCACTCGAACCTACCTTCCAAATAGATTATTCGCGTATGAGCAATCTAATTGAAGAGTTAAATGAAAGTTTGGTTGATGCTGTAGAGCCTGTTCAGCCGAGAATCTACGAAGCGTTGGCGTTGTATGAAATGCTCAACAACAACTTAGATAAGGCGCATCGTCATCTCACTCAAGCGATGGAGATGCGAGATTCCGCCATGGCGTACGTATTACTGGGTAAATATTCCGAATTGACGGGAGATTTAGACAGGGCAAGCGAGGCATATAGCGAGGCTTTCTATATCGATACGTCGATGGAGACTTATATGTTGTGTGAAAACTTGCTGTTTTACACCAATCTTAAGTCGCTCGATCACTCTTTGTATCGCTCTGTTCATCCATCGGTTGTTCATTTGCTTTAATAATCAATCGCCATTGTATTTCGACCCTCGCTTAGGCGAGGGTTTTTTATTCCTGCAATTTAGCTCATCTTGTTCTGATTGGTGCTCGTTCATTCCCAGTGGTATTTGAGTGACGGTAAACTAAACCGTGGTGACTCGCGTTGTACTACAGACTTGCTGAATCAAAATCAGCTCGTTAGAAAAGTATTTATAAGCGTGTACCAAGCGTTAAATTACGCTTGCAGCGAAGCTTCATCCAGGCAAAGACCGCATCCTTGTGTTTCTCTCCCCATCTATTTGGCAACGGATACTTAGCAGGTGAGCCCCATTTTGGCTGATATGTTTTATATTGGTATCCAATCAATCGCGATGTTCGGCTAAAGAGACAAATTAAGTGACTAAAGTCGCGAGAAATAGTGACGATTGTGGGTCTGGTTTAGGAAAAACTTTCACCGAATCAATAACAACGCTCTGAATCCTGCATCTTGAAGTCACTTGGGTATAGGGTGGAATAGTCATAAATGCGTGTTGGTATAAGGGTAGGGTGACGAATGACGGGTTTATATAAAGTTTATGTTTTTAGGAAAAATAAAATAGCGTTTTTGATGTTAGTCTAAGTGGTTGTTATTGTTTGGTTTATATTGAAATTACAATCAAGTTTATATCAGGATTATGATGATTAACTCATCATTTTATTAATAATCTCATCATTATTTCTTTCTCCAACTTTGGGCGTAATCTGCATCGCAAATCTAGCGAGGTAGGCAGATAAGTTTCTGATGACATCTCGCTAAGTAAGCAAATTGAGCGTATGTGCTCGCAGAAAAACTTGGAGACGTTATGTCATCTAATACAAAGAAAATTGGTTTAATCGCCTGTACAGGTGTAGTAGCCGGTAACATGATGGGCAGTGGTATTGCCTTACTTCCTTCTAGTCTTGCCAGCGTGGGTTCTATCTCAATCTTTAGTTGGCTTATTTGTCTTGTTGGTGCGCTTAGCCTTGCATTCGTATTCGCTAGATTAGCAACTAAAAACCCACAAGAGGGTGGTCCTATTGCTTATGCAGGTGAGGTTTCCCCTGTATTCGGTTTCCAAACCGGTGTGCTTTATTACCACGCAAACTGGATTGGTAACTTAGCAATCGCAATTACCGGCGTTTCCTACTTATCGGTCTTCTTCCCAGTATTAAACGACCCAATTCCAGCGGGTATCGCAACAATTGCAGCGGTATGGCTATTTACATTGGTTAACTTGCTTGGCGGTAGCTGGGTAAGCCGACTATGTACATTGGGTTTGGTGCTCATTCTTATCCCTGTAGTAGGCACAGCAGTATTCGGCTGGACGCACTTTGACCCAGCGATTTACCAACAAAACTGGAACGTATCAGCAGGTACCAACAGCCACGCAGTGATTTCAGCAGTACTGATCTGTCTATGGTCTTTCGTTGGTGTTGAATCGGCAGCCGTTTCTTCAGGTATGGTTGATAACCCTAAACGTACTGTACCACTAGCAACTATGCTAGGTACCGCTCTAGCAGGTTTGATTTACATTGCATCGACTCAAATGATTGGTGGTATGTTCCCAGCGTCTGAAGTCGCTGCATCTGGTGCACCATTCGCTTTGGCAACAACAGAGATCTTTGGTAGCTGGTCAGCGCCATTCGTATCTGCTTTCACTGCGTTAGCATGTTTTACTTCACTTGGTTCTTGGATGATGTTGGTAGGTGAGGCGGGTCGTCGTGCTGCTAACGATGGTAACTTCCCTAAAATCTACGGTGAAGTAGATAAAAACGGTGTGCCTAAAAAAGGTCTAATCCTAGCTTCGCTAAAAATGACTGCGCTTATGGTTGTGTTGACAATCTTTAGCTCTAAAACAGCGCACGCAGCAGACCTATTTAACCAATTAACTACTGACGCAGTACTACTTACTATGCTGCCTTACTTCTACTCAAGCATTAACTTGATTCGCTTCGAAGGCATGACAACTCGTAATGGTTTCGTAATGTTCTTCTCTGGCATTGCATGTGTCTTCTGTATGGTCGCACTTGCAGGTGCTGAGAGCACCACGCTTGCAGCAACCTTCATCATGTCGCTAATCATCTTGATGTTCTACAGCAAAAAAGCAGGTCTAGCTCAATACGTTGAGCAACACAAAAACGACCCAGTCGCAACACACTAATTTGACGGTTCAGCACCAATATTTGCTGACTGACTAAATAACTTAAATATTCCACGGCGCTCTTATTTCTCATTGTCTCGCTAGACAAAGAGCGCCTCTTTTCGTCTTGGAGATGTCCAAATGAATATATTCGCAATCCTAAACCACATGGGTGTTTTCTTTAAAGAAGAGCCTGTACGTCAACTTCACGCAGCGCTTGAAAAAGCTGGCTACGAAGTTGTTTACCCAGTCGATGATAAAGACTTGATCAAAATGATCGAAATGAACCCACGCATTTGTGGTGTGTTATTTGACTGGGATAAATACTCGCTAGACCTATGTCGTGAAATTAACGGCTTAAATGAAAAACTACCGGTTTACGCATTTGCTAACGAGCAGTCGACACTTGATATTTCACTAACCGATCTACGCCTAAACATTCATTTCTTTGAATACGCACTAGGCATGGCTGATGACATTACAGTGAAAATCAACCAAGCAACGGAAGAGTATAAAGATGCAATCATGCCTCCGTTCACTAAAGCACTATTTAAATATGTAGAAGAAGGCAAATACACGTTCTGTACTCCGGGTCACATGGGTGGTACCGCATTCCAAAAAAGCCCTGCAGGTAGTATTTTCTATGATTTCTACGGTCCAAATACATTCAAAGCGGACGTATCAATCTCAATGCCTGAACTAGGCTCACTGCTAGACCACTCAGGTCCACACAAACAAGCAGAAGAGTTTATTGCGAAAACGTTCAATGCTGATAGCTCATACATTGTGACTAACGGTACTTCTACTTCAAACAAGATCGTTGGTATGTACTCAGCGCCAGCGGGTAGCACAGTACTGGTTGACCGTAACTGCCACAAATCATTAACTCACTTAATGATGATGAGCGATGTAACGCCAATCTACTTCCGCCCAACACGTAACGCTTACGGCATTTTAGGTGGCATTCCACAAAGTGAATTTAACCGCGATGTGATCGCTGAAAAAGTAGCGAAAACACCAGGTGCAACAGCGCCAAGCTACGCGGTTGTGACTAACTCAACTTACGATGGTTTGCTTTACAATACTCAATTCATTAAAGAGTCACTCGATTGTAAACACATCCACTTCGACAGTGCATGGGTGCCTTACACTAACTTCAACCCAATTTACGAAGGTAAATGTGGTATGAGTGGTGACGCAATGCCTGGCAAAGTGTTCTACGA is part of the Vibrio ponticus genome and harbors:
- the cadB gene encoding cadaverine/lysine antiporter encodes the protein MSSNTKKIGLIACTGVVAGNMMGSGIALLPSSLASVGSISIFSWLICLVGALSLAFVFARLATKNPQEGGPIAYAGEVSPVFGFQTGVLYYHANWIGNLAIAITGVSYLSVFFPVLNDPIPAGIATIAAVWLFTLVNLLGGSWVSRLCTLGLVLILIPVVGTAVFGWTHFDPAIYQQNWNVSAGTNSHAVISAVLICLWSFVGVESAAVSSGMVDNPKRTVPLATMLGTALAGLIYIASTQMIGGMFPASEVAASGAPFALATTEIFGSWSAPFVSAFTALACFTSLGSWMMLVGEAGRRAANDGNFPKIYGEVDKNGVPKKGLILASLKMTALMVVLTIFSSKTAHAADLFNQLTTDAVLLTMLPYFYSSINLIRFEGMTTRNGFVMFFSGIACVFCMVALAGAESTTLAATFIMSLIILMFYSKKAGLAQYVEQHKNDPVATH
- a CDS encoding 1-acyl-sn-glycerol-3-phosphate acyltransferase, translated to MFKSIFKACFKLNKWKVVSYPPADIKRCVMIGAPHTSNWDFVYSMAAYSYMGINNPRFTIKKEWLRFPFNLILSPLGAIAIDRSAKKPGEKRPSMVDEMVSFIEESDEITVLVTPEATRSPVKRWKKGFYQVALKADVPILLGYLDYQKREAGIGKVIYPSGDLDKDLREIYDFYNQIHPKHPERFLKL
- a CDS encoding response regulator transcription factor is translated as MSKILVVDDDLELCELISEVLTVEGYHVTCVHCGESALQYIEKNSVDLVLLDVMLPKLSGLQVARRICQRFATPILMLTALNDETSMLDGYQAGADQYVAKPFKVPELLTRIKAIFRRVGLEKQRQNSALVGDSFGDAISGLPFTGTEADLLNYLVRNEGIVISKAELQIEVLKKELSPFDRNLDMHISNLRRKLVEAGMSKQHIKTVRGKGYSFVASVRDC
- a CDS encoding DUF417 family protein, with protein sequence MNVQNAKLAQGNIGYYVGVFGVALVLAWIGIYKFTPTEAKLIEPLVANHFAMGWLYNVLSVQTVSNLIGATEIVVAIGLIIGFKYTRVAYYSGIAAAIIFVATLSFLLTTPNTWKVSDGILISNFFLVKDILFLAIAISVIERNRELRAEN
- a CDS encoding histidine kinase sensor domain-containing protein; translated protein: MSGVVLCILLLQTVTEQALIRTMLVLPEPVKEQMRDLAYQANVLIEDGDMDELADWENAQPYYLFVLDKNNKPLSHRDMHPHFEFKLKFLRELGGNMGEHVNKPLIGIPLANKSTLVIQLPSELHPAHRFINYLNASKVVIALAILTLFSLILARKLQQPLNRLREASHRLAQGEFKVSVVSELQSSTKEFNELARDFDEMSRQIHSLAEKQKRLIRDVSHELRTPLARQNLALHLLKHKVSDKGLELVERVEREVEEMDNLVAEILTFSQLENARYELDLKPVSLESYADSQVKQSRLELKGNQTLNFWSANEPTQVLADERLVVRCVRNLITNSIKYAGDEAVIDLLFYRVVEANKPYMALAVQDNGCGISENRLKMVFEPFTRLESSRDKKSGGYGLGLAIVKESMHLMGGKVNAYNRNEGGLHIELLFPLD
- the cadC gene encoding lysine decarboxylation/transport transcriptional activator CadC, which produces MVGIYFQIDDWILSVDENKLYRQDREVSVEPRLVNLLHFLAEHAGEVFCREELIEHVWDGAIVTDQVVTQSIFELRKLLKDGREEQTHYVVTVPKRGYKLVAQVESVPSEEFHHHATPHHAIHSSPNHHHAELQNGGRQQDSHDVEAESESEQAMAFPAAPLTRAVCQNKIAQANQPSSKLNKRFKHNCLNALWVSLLIAAVAVFTYQQSNVRITQVIDSHLVEFKFVDEFNQDTQSVELADGIVQKLMSDITQVTPYRVKLDRVKFTSGNLPGKTITVRVANESGNQFLEVEYINNTSEKVLFSRQYPLSQPHLKAVLRQVSIDLMTALKVPDAEKKSQLLIAGLPNSSEALKLLIEANHYLNVSELDKFQHGVALLEETLKIEPQNNYVQAELLIAYYAQKSLEPTFQIDYSRMSNLIEELNESLVDAVEPVQPRIYEALALYEMLNNNLDKAHRHLTQAMEMRDSAMAYVLLGKYSELTGDLDRASEAYSEAFYIDTSMETYMLCENLLFYTNLKSLDHSLYRSVHPSVVHLL
- a CDS encoding lysine decarboxylase CadA codes for the protein MNIFAILNHMGVFFKEEPVRQLHAALEKAGYEVVYPVDDKDLIKMIEMNPRICGVLFDWDKYSLDLCREINGLNEKLPVYAFANEQSTLDISLTDLRLNIHFFEYALGMADDITVKINQATEEYKDAIMPPFTKALFKYVEEGKYTFCTPGHMGGTAFQKSPAGSIFYDFYGPNTFKADVSISMPELGSLLDHSGPHKQAEEFIAKTFNADSSYIVTNGTSTSNKIVGMYSAPAGSTVLVDRNCHKSLTHLMMMSDVTPIYFRPTRNAYGILGGIPQSEFNRDVIAEKVAKTPGATAPSYAVVTNSTYDGLLYNTQFIKESLDCKHIHFDSAWVPYTNFNPIYEGKCGMSGDAMPGKVFYETQSTHKLLAAFSQASMIHVKGEFDKESFNEAFMMHTSTSPQYGIVASTETAAAMMRGNTGRKLMQDSIDRAIRFRKEIKQLGAESDSWFFDVWQPDNIDTTECWKLDPKDNWHGFKNMDDNHMYLDPIKITLLTPGMSKDGELEESGIPASLVAKFLDERGIVVEKTGPYNLLFLFSIGIDKSKAMQLLRALTDFKRGFDLNLSVRNMLPALYQEDPHFYKDMRVQELAQAIHDLTKKYNLPELMYKAFDVLPEMKVTPHAAWQEELRGNVEEIKLEEMVNRVSANMILPYPPGVPLVLPGEMVTEESRPVLDFLEMLCEIGAHYPGFETDIHGVYQQDDGSYTVKVLKN